Proteins co-encoded in one Salarias fasciatus chromosome 4, fSalaFa1.1, whole genome shotgun sequence genomic window:
- the LOC115386695 gene encoding cytochrome P450 2K1-like, protein MALVEDYVSFLFSSPTTVLGAAVLLLTFYVFFFNLINIQKGQEPPGPRPLPLFGNLLQLDLKKPHQSLCELSKKYGSVFTVHFGIKKVVVLAGYQTVKEALVNYAEEFGDRDITPIFEDSNRGHGILFANGDSWKEMRRFALSTLRDFGMGKRIAETKILDECDHLVEVLENHQGKPFDTTPPLTHATANIISSIVYGSRFEYNDFRFQNLVSRANENIRLVGSPSILLYNMFPRLTSWVKNRHQILRNAQLTISDVKDLVKQLRETLIPHSCRGLVDCFLIRKQKNEDSSVGASQFTEENLTFTVTNLFAAGTDTTATTLRWALLLMAKYPEIQDKVQEELSRVVGNRQVRVDDRKNLPYTDAVIHETQRLANIVPMSLPHKTSRDVTFQGFFIKKDTSVFPLLTSVLYDESKWESPHTFNPSHFLDAEGKFISSDAFLPFSAGRRACLGESLAKMELFLFFTCLLQRFRFTPPAGVLPSELDLTAAVGFTLNPLPHELCAVNRQ, encoded by the exons GGACAGGAGCCTCCAGGACCAAGACCTCTGCCACTTTTTGGAAACCTGTTACAACTTGATCTCAAGAAACCTCACCAAAGCTTGTGTGAG ctatCGAAGAAATATGGGTCTGTATTCACTGTTCACTTTGGAATCAAGAAAGTGGTGGTCTTGGCTGGGTATCAGACGGTCAAAGAGGCTCTGGTTAATTACGCAGAAGAGTTTGGAGATCGAGACATAACCCCTATATTTGAGGATTCGAATCGAGGTCATG GAATATTGTTTGCAAACGGAGACTCGTGGAAGGAGATGAGACGTTTTGCCCTTTCTACTCTAAGAGACTTTGGGATGGGCAAACGAATTGCTGAGACCAAAATTTTGGATGAGTGTGACCACCTGGTTGAGGTGTTGGAAAACCACCAAG GGAAACCATTTGACACTACACCTCCTCTGACTCATGCAACAGCTAATATCATATCTTCCATTGTGTATGGAAGCAGATTTGAATACAACGATTTTCGATTCCAAAACCTGGTTTCTCGAGCCAATGAGAATATCCGTCTTGTAGGTTCTCCATCAATTCTG CTTTACAACATGTTTCCACGCTTGACCAGTTGGGTGAAAAATCGACACCAGATCCTAAGAAACGCACAGCTGACCATCAGTGATGTGAAGGATTTAGTCAAACAGCTGAGAGAGACTCTGATCCCTCACTCATGCAGAGGACTGGTGGACTGTTTTCTCATCCGGAAGCAGAAAAATGAA GACTCTTCTGTTGGGGCGTCACAGTTCACTGAGGAGAATTTGACATTCACAGTGACCAACTTGTTTGCAGCTGGTACCGATACGACAGCAACTACCCTGAGATGGGCTCTACTTCTCATGGCCAAATATCCAGAGATTCAGG ACAAGGTTCAGGAGGAACTGAGCAGGGTGGTGGGAAACCGTCAGGTGCGAGTGGACGATCGGAAAAACCTGCCATACACCGACGCCGTCATCCatgagacacagagactggccaACATCGTCCCCATGTCTCTTCCTCACAAAACCAGTCGAGACGTCACCTTCCAGGGATTCTTCATCAAAAAG GACACaagtgtgtttcctctcctcaCTTCTGTCCTGTACGATGAGAGTAAATGGGAGAGCCCACACACGTTCAACCCCTCTCATTTCCTGGACGCAGAGGGTAAATTCATTTCGAGCGATGCTTTCCTGCCTTTTTCTGCAG GTCGCAGAGCGTGTCTTGGAGAGAGTCTGGCTAAGATGgagctcttcctcttcttcacctgCCTCCTCCAGCGTTTCCGTTTCACTCCTCCAGCTGGGGTTCTCCCCAGCGAATTAGATCTGACAGCTGCTGTTGGTTTCACACTCAACCCTTTACCTCATGAGCTTTGTGCTGTGAATCGCCAGTGA
- the LOC115386706 gene encoding cytochrome P450 2K1-like gives MAYVEDFVSFLFSSPTTVLGAAVLVAFYVFFFNLFNNQKGQEPPGPRPLPVFGNLLQLDLKKPHQSLFELSKKHGSVFTVYFGIEKVVVLAGYQTVKEALVNYAEEFGDRDITPILEDSNRGHGILFANGDSWKEMRRFALSTLRDFGMGKRIAESKILDECDHLVEVLESHQGKPFDTRPPLTHATANIISSIVYGSRFEYNDSRFQNLVSRANQTIRLIGSPSVQLYNMFPRLASWVKNRHQILRNAQLTISDVKDLVKQLKETLVPHSCRGLVDCFLIRKQKKEGSCVGVSHFTEENLIYTVANLFGAGTDTTATTLRWALLLMAKYPQIQDKVQEELSRVVGNRQVRVDDRKNLPYTDAVIHETQRLANIVPMSLPHKTSRDVTFQGFFIKKDTSVFPLLTSVLYDESKWESPHTFNPSHFLDAEGKFISSDAFLPFSAGRRACLGESLAKMELFLFFTCLLQRFRFTPPAGVLPSELDLTPAVGFILNPLPHKLCAVNRQ, from the exons ATGGCTTATGTCGAGGattttgtttcctttctctTCTCCAGTCCCACCACAGTGTTGGGAGCTGCTGTTCTGGTcgctttttatgttttctttttcaacttgTTCAATAATCAGAAGGGACAGGAGCCTCCAGGACCAAGACCTCTGCCAGTTTTTGGAAACTTGCTGCAACTTGATCTCAAGAAACCTCACCAAAGCTTGTTTGAG ctatCAAAGAAACATGGTTCTGTATTCACTGTTTACTTTGGAATCGAGAAAGTGGTGGTCTTGGCTGGGTATCAGACAGTCAAAGAGGCTCTGGTTAATTACGCAGAAGAGTTTGGAGACCGAGACATAACCCCTATATTGGAGGATTCGAATCGAGGTCATG GAATATTGTTTGCAAATGGAGACTCTTGGAAAGAGATGAGACGCTTTGCCCTTTCTACTTTAAGAGACTTTGGGATGGGCAAAAGAATTGCTGAGTCCAAAATTTTAGATGAGTGTGACCACCTGGTTGAGGTGTTGGAAAGCCACCAAG GGAAACCATTTGACACGAGACCTCCTCTGACTCATGCAACAGCTAATATCATATCTTCCATTGTGTACGGAAGCAGATTTGAATACAACGATTCTCGATTCCAAAACCTGGTTTCTCGAGCCAATCAGACAATCCGTCTCATAGGTTCTCCATCAGTTCAG ctTTACAACATGTTTCCACGCCTCGCGAGTTGGGTAAAAAATCGACACCAGATCCTAAGAAACGCACAGCTGACCATCAGTGATGTGAAGGATTTagtcaaacagctgaaagaGACTCTGGTCCCTCACTCATGCAGAGGACTGGTGGACTGTTTTCTCATCcggaagcagaaaaaagaa GGCTCTTGTGTTGGGGTGTCTCACTTCACTGAGGAGAACTTGATATACACAGTGGCCAACTTGTTTGGAGCTGGTACTGATACGACAGCAACTACACTGAGATGGGCTCTACTTCTCATGGCCAAATATCCACAGATACAGG ACAAGGTTCAGGAGGAACTGAGCAGGGTGGTAGGAAACCGTCAGGTGCGAGTGGACGATCGGAAAAACCTGCCATACACCGACGCTGTCATCCatgagacacagagactggccaACATCGTCCCCATGTCTCTTCCTCACAAAACCAGTCGAGACGTCACCTTCCAGGGATTCTTCATCAAAAAG GACACaagtgtgtttcctctcctcaCTTCTGTCCTGTACGATGAGAGTAAATGGGAGAGCCCACACACGTTCAACCCCTCTCATTTCCTGGATGCAGAGGGTAAATTCATTTCGAGCGATGCTTTCCTGCCTTTTTCTGCAG GTCGCAGAGCGTGTCTTGGAGAGAGTCTGGCTAAGATGgagctcttcctcttctttacCTGCCTCCTCCAGCGTTTCCGTTtcactcctccagctggagttcTCCCCAGCGAATTGGATCTGACACCTGCTGTTGGTTTCATACTCAACCCTTTACCTCATAAGCTTTGTGCTGTGAATCGCCAGTGA